One Salmo trutta chromosome 19, fSalTru1.1, whole genome shotgun sequence genomic window carries:
- the LOC115154320 gene encoding mitochondrial import inner membrane translocase subunit Tim22-like — MATPVNSGNVPVSDTQSSTLADPRYEGSTFQYSMLLEHLIGEKRPIKDLNPTVMGGLPNPMKTDDQKMIERGMESCAFKAVLACVGGFVLGGAFGVFTAGIDTNVGFDPKDPMRTPTAREVLKDMGQRGMSYAKNFAVIGAMFSCTECIIESHRGKSDWKNAVYSGCVTGGAIGLRAGAKAGVLGCGGFAAFSAAIEYYLR; from the exons ATGGCGACGCCCGTGAATAGTGGAAATGTTCCTGTGTCGGACACACAATCCTCAACCTTGGCTGATCCGCGCTATGAAGGTTCAACATTTCAGTACAGCATGCTCCTGGAGCACCTCATCGGGGAGAAGAGGCCGATTAAAGATCTGAATCCGACCGTTATGGGAGGTCTTCCCAATCCCATGAAAACCGACGACCAGAAGATGATCGAACGGGGAATGGAGAGCTGTGCCTTCAAGGCGGTGTTGGCATGTGTTGGAG GGTTTGTTCTTGGGGGAGCGTTTGGTGTGTTCACGGCTGGCATAGATACCAATGTGGGTTTTGACCCCAAAGACCCCATGAGAACACCTACTGCCAGAGAAGTCCTTAAAGACATGGGCCAGAGGGGAATGTCCTACGCCAAAAACTTTGCAGTCATTGGAGCAATGTTCTCCTGCACAGAGTGCATCATTGAATCG CACAGGGGAAAGTCAGACTGGAAGAATGCTGTCTACAGTGGTTGTGTTACTGGGGGAGCAATAGGATTACGTG CTGGGGCGAAGGCTGGAGTGCTGGGATGTGGAGGTTTCGCTGCCTTCTCTGCTGCCATTGAGTACTATCTCCGGTGA
- the abr gene encoding active breakpoint cluster region-related protein isoform X7 encodes MTEILVSDVNLNTVCERLEQQCCVEDHQQNNQQQLQQHQTPSAIKRHTNTGAKLWGHVRSKLLRQKLDPQTVQSKNWHVDVIEMNGIKVEFSMKFTSRDLSLKRTPSKKQSGVFGVKISIVTKRERSKVPYIVRQCIEEVEKRGIDEVGIYRISGVATDIQALKAAFDTNSKDILVMLSDMDINAIAGTLKLYFRELPEPLLTDRLYPAFMEGIALSDPAAKENCMMHLLRSLPDPNLITFLSLLEHLKRVADKEPINKMSLHNLGTVFGPTLLRPSESEVTKGHITLASDIWSHDVMAQVQVLLYYLQHPPISFAELKRNTLYFSTDV; translated from the exons ATGACGGAAATCCTGGTGTCAGATGTGAACCTGAACACCGTATGTGAGCGGCTGGAGCAGCAGTGCTGTGTGGAGGATCACCAGCAGAACAACCAGCAGCAGCTTCAGCAGCATCAAACCCCCTCAGCCATCAAGAGGCACACCAACACCGGGGCCAAGCTATGGGGTCACGTACGCAGCAAGCTCCTCAGACAAAAG CTGGACCCCCAGACGGTGCAGTCCAAGAACTGGCACGTGGACGTCATAGAGATGAATGGG ATCAAGGTGGAGTTCTCCATGAAGTTTACTAGTCGGGACTTGAGTCTGAAGAGAACGCCCTCCAAAAAACAGAGTGGGGTGTTCGGGGTCAAAATCAGTATTGTGACAAA GCGCGAGCGCTCCAAGGTGCCTTACATAGTCCGCCAGTGCATtgaggaggtggagaagagggGAATCGATGAGGTGGGAATCTACAGGATCTCAGGGGTGGCCACTGACATCCAGGCCCTCAAAGCAGCATTCGACACCA aTAGCAAAGACATCCTGGTGATGTTGAGTGATATGGACATCAATGCCATTGCAGGGACTCTGAAGCTGTACTTCCGTGAGCTGCCAGAGCCCCTGCTCACTGACCGCCTGTACCCAGCCTTCATGGAGGGCATAG CTCTGTCAGACCCTGCAGCCAAGGAGAACTGCATGATGCACCTGCTGCGCTCTCTGCCTGACCCTAACCTCATTACCTTCCTCAGCCTGCTGGAGCATCTcaagag AGTTGCTGACAAGGAGCCCATTAACAAGATGTCCCTCCACAACCTGGGCACAGTGTTTGGCCCCACCCTGCTCAGACCCTCtgagtcagaggtcaccaagggACACATCACACTGGCCTCTGACATCTGGTCACACGACGTCATGGCGCAG gTCCAGGTGTTGCTGTACTACCTGCAGCATCCTCCCATCTCCTTCGCTGAGCTGAAACGGAACACACTCTATTTTTCCACTGATGTTTAA